Within Haematobia irritans isolate KBUSLIRL chromosome 2, ASM5000362v1, whole genome shotgun sequence, the genomic segment catgactttaaactaaggcaaatgttcgttaaagtaaagaaacacatgtcTGATttcaagaaattgtccttaaattaaatgaaatattcaaactttagatttaagataaaaacgcttcaaatatagactaagacttattttaaggatttagcatctttggtttaaatttatttttgaattaagaaaatattttttttactttgaaatatccgtcataatttggatttttaaactagattttgtttgtacgtgaaggcaaatttatggaaaattagccttatttCAAAAACATGCGACTTTAAAGGAAGGACgctaatttacaaaatttgtgtcctaaatttaataaaaaaaatttttgaatcaaagattattccattattttaaagaaatttgtctttaatattttgtaaatttcgcatccaaaaatttaggttgcgtaatctttaatatcacgtaaatatttttttcagtgtagactcaAGAAATCAAATAGCGAGATCGGGCACGATATAGGGCAGACTTATTTATGGACCCAAATTActctatattttgaattttagaaaatcgCATACAATTCTGATGTCTAGTCGCTCAAGaacttaaatcgggagatcgatctttaTTGAGAGTATATCAACCTGTTTACCGATAGATACCTCTAGAGTTTACCGATAGATACCTCGTATAAAAATGTCGgtgtgtagaagcccaagaagtcaaatcaggagatcgagcTATATGTGGTCTATACCAAAATGTGGAAttagaaatttttcgcaaaattattCATGCTGAAGTTTAGGCAATTCTGATAAATATTAGGATGTCTCGACACCCAAGACGACAAATCGGGGGTTCGATctccgaacttgacctgcatgcAGACAAAGCACGAGCTTATGCAAAAGTTcagcaaatttttataccctccaccataggttggaggtatattaactttgtcattccgtttgtaacacatcgaaatattgctctaagaccccataaagtatatatattctgggtcgtagtgaaattctgagtcgacctgagcatgtccgttcgtctgttgaaatcacgttaacttccgaacgaaccaagctatcgacttgaaacttggcacaagtagttgttattgatgtaggtcggatggtattgcaaatgggccatatcggtccacttttacatatagcccccatataaactgaaccccaaatttggcttgcggagcctctaagagaagcaaatttcatccgatccggctgaaatttggtacatggtgttagtatatggcctttaacaaccatgcaaaaattggtccatatcggtccacttttacgtatagcccacatataaaaggagccccaaatttggcttgcgattgttctaagagaagcaaatttcgtccgatctggttgaaatttggtacgtggtgttattatgtggtctctaacaaccatgcaaaaattggtccatatcggtccataattatatatagcccccatataaaccgatcccccgatttggcttgtggagcctctaagagaagcaaattccatccgatccggttgaaacttggtacgtggtgttagtatatagtctctaacaaccatgcaagaattggtccatatcggtccataattatatatagcccccatataaaccgatccccagatttgtcctccggagcctcttggaggagcaaaattcatccgatccggttgaaatttggagcatggtgttagaatgtggtctctaacaaacacgcaagaattgctccatatcgctccataattatatatagcccccacactgttagaaaattatgtttttcatatgttccgatataaacaaaatgtgtttcgggcacaatttttaaacacaatacatttaagtacaaatatgtaatgttcctaaactaacacaaaatgtttgggacacatatgttcctaaactaacacaaaatgtttgggacacatatatatgttagaatatattatgtttggggcatgaatatttcataaaaataatacgtgtgaatgtaaacatatataaatttataaatttcaagtaaacatatatatgttgggatactttattcagagagcgacagagagagagagagagagagagagagagagttagtatagagaaagaaatagagatggaaacggaagggttgaataaaaagatatcaacataacacagcgagagaatgaagtgagagcaatttctgtgaaaccgcttgtatgttgattcggaaaactgtttcatgataaggccaaaaatttaatatgcttaagtctaaatattatttaatttgaatattagaatgaatattcggaaccaagagaatagacatttgaaaaaaaaacagcatatttgtattacagaaaaagatgcgaagaactcaaaaatttcgtggaagtgaaaattatgtgagggaatgagcacaatcttctttggggacttctcccaagcatatactatttttggattcaaaatgcttccaaacatataatatgctcgcataaaacgaacatattaatgtttcggcagtatccaataatatatgtgcttcctgcaaaatatgtttggaacatatgttagagaagcgattttttttgagggtgcatataaaccgttccccagatttgatctccggagcctcttggaggagcaaaattcatccgatccggttgaaatttgcaaagtggtgttttatagaaaaattttcccaaattttatttctatagaaaattttgtcaaaattttatttctatagaaaattttttcaaaattttatttctatagaaaattttgtcaaaattttatttttatagaaaattttttccaaattttatttctatagaaaaatttttttccaaattttacttctatagaaaatgttgtcaaacttttattttgtcaaaattgtatttctatagaaactttaaacttaattatattcgtatttaatcgttcttttttagtttaatatataccacgtatggactatgtcccagcaacaaaatttggaagttcttccacagGCACAActctaaaagcacttccagaagatgcacttccaatgatgttctttattttaactacccagaaagttcttttgattcaattttttatatcttgattttttcatacttttaatgggtaattttaactttttttgtttcaaataggttaaaaacagaataggaattcataaaatggtacaaatcattaaaattttgtcgaaaagcatgctaaatccaatctgaaaaaaattgtgaatttttgaacatatttgaggtcaaacgtttgcgacaagcgttagaatccattaaaaagaataaaaaaactataaaaattatttatttgacaaaatatcacagatttttttaatttacatccaaaacattgaatcggatcacacctaaagaaatgatgcaaattcagtgcaacggctgttgaaatggaagacttccgtcctatgacaagttatggttaaattcatcgcttctgcgccaatttggcaccacttccggatccaaaaagaacattttcattacttttttggcgacactttttttgctggggtggtatatattacagtgttaggaagttttaagataccttgccatcggcaagttttaccgcaacccaagtaattcgattgtggatgacagtcttcagcagaagtttctacgcaatccatggtggagggtacataagcttcggcctggccgaacttacgttcgtatatacttgtttttttttttttttttaatttttggtcaaaaattgattttcaaaATTGACTGTAGATTGCGCAGAAGTACTACAAATTTTccggaaaacatatttttaaaaatagcgttatgatgttttaaatgcaacaaacttgatttcataAAACTCGGTCAAAACTTTAAgacataagaatttttttcttgttgtatcttaaaagatacattccgcatttaagggttaaaaaagaggaaatagcTCAATAAGTGTAGCTAATGTGGCTAAACTTTGGAAATCTGCCGATATATTTATACAAGAGCTGTCTAAGTCTGAATAAGATTGGCaaatatatgtaaatttgaatttgagtaaccttgctaaataaataatggTATTATCGTCAAATTTGTgacaatcggacgatacatataaataatctgaaccgatttggatgaatctTTCCTGGTATAGCAGTTATAGCATTCGACCATTTCGCTTGACGTTATAGTAAGTTATCAACTTTTCATCAGTGGCACCCACAGCTTCTTTTCATAGCCTCCCTTTTTGAAATGGACCCatgattttattgacatttttataccctccaccataggatggggggtatattaactttgtcattccgtttgtaacacatcgaaatattgctctaagaccccataaagtatatatattctgggtcgtagtgaaattctgagtcgatctgagcatgtccgtccgtccgtccgtctgttgaaatcacgctaacttccgaacgaaacaagctatcgacttgaaacttggcacaagtagttgttatggatataggtcgaatggtattgcgaatgggtcatatcggtccacttttacgtatagcccccatataaacggacccccaaatttggcttgcgaggcctctaagagaagcaaatttcatccgatccggctgaaatttggtacatggtgtcagtatacggtctctaacaaccatgcaaaaattggtccatatcggttcataattatatatagcccccatataaaccgatcccccgatttggcttgcgaggcctctaagaaaagcaaatttcatccgatccggctgaaatttggtagatggtgttagtatatggtctctaacaaccatgcaaaaattggtccacattggtccataattgtatatagtccccatataaaccgatcccccgatttggcttgcgaggcctctaagagaagcaaatttcatccgatccggctgaaatttgggacatggtgttagtatatggtctctaacaaccatgcaaaaactggtccacatcggtccataattatatatagtcaccgtataaaccgatcccccgatttggcttgcgaggcctctaagagaagcaaatttcatccgatccggctgaaatttggtacatggtgttagtatatggtctctaacaaccatgcaaaaattggcccataattatatatagctcccatataaaccgatccccagatttgacctccggtgcctttaggagaatcaaaattcatccgatctgcttgaaatttggtacgtggtgatcgtatatgataattAACAACCatcccaaaagtggtccatatcagtccataatcatatattgccccatataaaccgatcccgagatttggttttggagcctcttggaggagcaaatttcatctgagtcagttgaaatttggtacattgtgctagtatgtggtcgttaacaaccatgccatatcggtctatagttacccagcaaaaaaagcgtcgccaaaaaagtaatgaaaatgttctctttggatccggaagtggtgcaaaattgacgcagaagcgatggatttaacatgggcttgtcataggacggaagtcctccatttcaacagccgttgcactgaatttgcagcacttctttaggtgtgatccggatTCAatcttttggatgtaaattaaaaaattctgtgatattttgtcaaataaataatttgtataattttgtataatttttaatggattctaacgcttgtcggaaacgtttgacctcaaatattttcaaaaattcacaattttttcagatttttgtcgacaaaatttaaatgatttgtaccattttatgaattcttaatccgtttttaacctatttgaaacaaaaaaaaaaaaatatcaattttaagtatgaaaaaaccatgatataaaaaattgaattaaaagaacttcctgggtagttaaaataaagaacatcattgggagtgcatcttctggaagtgcttttaaagttgtgcctttggaagaacttccaaaattttttgctgggtatatatatccctcagataaagcgatttccaatcacacaaaaattgattcgtaattatttgtagacttaactatacataactttattgtctaatatataccacgtatgcactaactcacaatttagaaaacgatgttaaggagttttacgataccacaacccaagtatttcgattgtggatgacagtctttcgtagaagtttctacgcaatccatggtggagggtacataagattcggcctggccgaacttacggccgtatacacttgttacaATTGGCTTTCAGGGCTTGGTGAATCTTTGACATCAATTTGAATTGAATGAAATTACCGAAATGGAATTGACAGAAATTGTATTCTAaactaattttatttaacaaattacaaaacaaagcttaaaaataaaaaaataaacaaaacacataataatattttataaataaacatgGTCATAGGATAATAATACAATTGCATTTGTTATGTCGCTGCTAATTATTAACATCAACTAAAGCATTTCATATAACCATATAACTAATAAGGCCTATTTACATTTACATACCATATATATTTgctcttttttataaattgtattttgtattatttgtcatcaactattattattattatttttttttttttaattttcttatatacaTTGACattcgatgaaaatcttcatacttatttcatttttttgtattttaatttttaataattttttgtatatttttaattttctaacagTAATTGTCAGCATATGTTGCCATATAAtaagtacaaaaatttgttttaatttaaaaaagaaaaacttaacTCAAACAATAACACATTCAAAATATACCACATAATATCCTACTGTAAACTAATATCGAGCGAACTCTACATttgtaaatgttaacaaaacatcatcatcatcatcttcatcatAATGAATCGCCTACTTCGCACACTCCCCtaaaaaaggtttatatttttagattttcaccACATTCTTTGATAGAGAGCTTGTTGTCGGAGTCCTGAGAATAGCAAACTTAGCCAGCAAGCAGCACTCACTAATCCAGTTATACTTCTCACACCCATGGCCCCATTACAATTATCTGAATCACATATGGAACAATGGAATTCTGAATCTTGATCGGGTATCACTTCCTGTTCTCCATTTGAGTTCTTATAACTTTTATAATTCATTTTTCGATAGTTATCAGACTCTGTACGAAGTTTCGATCTCAAGATATTGCAGGCATCCGATTCTCCGGTATTCAATTGACAGAAACGTGCCGTTACCAAGCGATTAAAGGTGGCTGGAATTATTTATTGGTAGTTAGTAAGAAAACAATGGCAGAGAAATTATTCATAATTCCCGACTCACTATTTCTGGCCACCACTTTTTGACAATTCATCAGTGGACTTTTCTTGGAACCTGTATCGAAATATGAAAACCTATTTATCTCGAAAAGCCATGTGTGTATCGATTTCATTTTATCCAGAGTGCATTCCTGTAAAgagacaaaatttggtaaatattaGTTTTTATATGTCAACTCTTTTCATACTTtgcagaaaattatttaaaattgataagtttttaagaaaatttgcagCATTAAGTGAACAATAAttcattattttcaattttcctcGTGGACTTTTTATTTGTCTATTTACTAGTagtagcaattttatttctatagaaaagtttttaaaaattgcatttctatagaaaattttgtcaaaattgtatttctatagaaaattatgtcaaaattttatttctatagaaaaatttgtcaaaatttttttaattcattgtttTCAATTTTCCTCGTGgactttatatttatttatttatttactagtAGTTAGGCttttttcccggactttttccattcccgggaaagcgggaaattttttcgaattcccgggatcccggtcaaagggaaacccGCTTCGATGTGTCATATATTTAGACGTTTGAATAAGTTAGAAATCGCATAAACCTACGGTTATAAGGCACTGTCTGGACAACTAACAATGTATATTATGTTAATCTCTTAtatcagccataaatcatactaaaatacgaTATTTTGTActacacaaaatataaaaaaaaaacgtttacaaTGGCTATAATGGACAGTCTCTTTCGATATAGTGGAATTTTTTACGTTAAAATtgtatggaaatgaaagaaacttatttcgatgtCACCATCATAAAACAGAGCCACTATATTTCACTATATGGAAATTTTCCGTCAATATTCTCAAAAGGAATACACcatctatatttgaaattaaagtaactatcATGATAAATGTTGCCTTCCATAAAcacatccttgcaataattacgaaaatattttgaaattgtgcAATTGCAAAAGTGGCTATATAACATAAAGTAAACTGATCCAATATAAAGGTTTGCTTAGTCTACCAGTCTATTGGAATgccggtttacagaaatatgacgaGCAAGGTTTACAGAAATAAGGAAGAGCAAAAATCTTTTAAACAATTGGGAGGTCGTTAGAACCCACGACTGTATTTCAGACAAGGCAAATATTACTACTAGGTACAGTATTTAAATAGACTTTAggctttggaagtgtaatgagaATGATGATTTACCCAATGGTAGTAAAAATaatcaacacaaaaaacatTTGTAGTATTTATCTctccattttatataaaatactgtaaagaaaaaaagcgggagcgaaaaaaaGCGAATTCCCGGGAATTCTCGGGATCCCGTTCCCGGCAAAAAAAAACCCTACTAGTAatagcaattttatttatttggaaaagtttgtaaacattttatttctatagaaaattttatcaaaattatatttctatagaaaattatgtcaaaattttatttatatagcaaaaatttatcaaaattttatttcgttagaaaattttgtcaaaattttatttctatagaaaattttgtcaaaattttatttctatagaaaattttgtcaaaattatatttctatagaagattttgtcaaaatcttatttccatagaaaattttgtcaaaatcttatttctatagaaaattttgtcaaaattttatttggaaaataaaaaaaaaatatttataacaacattttatttctatagaagattttgtcaaaatcttatttctatagaaaatgttgtcaaaattttatttctcatagaaaattttatttcttagagtatttgtcaaaattttatgtctgtagaaaattttgacaaaattttatttttatagaaaattttgtcaaaattttatttctatagaagattttgtcaaaatcttgtttctatagaaaattttgtcaaaattttatttctatagaaaattttgtcaaaatcttatttctatagaaaattttgtcaaaatttaatttttatagaatattttgtcaaaattttatttctacagacaaatttgacaaaattttatttctatggaaaatattgacaaaattttatttctatggtcaatattttccatagaaataaaattttatttctatagaaaattttgtcaaaattttatttccaggaa encodes:
- the witty gene encoding without maturity gives rise to the protein MALNPLNKNIVKFSLLTVLLHFVTNGSAIKCFVCDSDDNPSCADLKSNSSIVAEECTLDKMKSIHTWLFEINRFSYFDTGSKKSPLMNCQKVVARNTTFNRLVTARFCQLNTGESDACNILRSKLRTESDNYRKMNYKSYKNSNGEQEVIPDQDSEFHCSICDSDNCNGAMGVRSITGLVSAACWLSLLFSGLRQQALYQRMW